In Hyphomicrobiales bacterium, a single window of DNA contains:
- a CDS encoding L,D-transpeptidase family protein, with translation MMLKWLQRSILLAGLVLAAPFAAEAAAPASAVQSAVGDTLSGGARMPLPIERVRSALSAFYVKGRAAPYWVGTGHMQQFLQRLQNATLDGLDPNAYPIDALRDLASAAQSGGAAEGAKAELYYSAFFIAYAADLKIGRVAPQKVDPNLFRNRKTIDALRVLTEMQKQQDAGKALSLFEPRNNHYQTLKRMLKAYTRVINEGFEWPVIGQGDSLKPGGSDARVPKIRELLSFTGDYEGPDSASAKYDATLFEAVKKFQLRHGLEAKGLLGKQTVTAMNVKPAERQRQIILNMERWRWMPDQLGDEHFLVNIAGFELEWVQGKVERERMGVVVGAVATQTPEFSHQLEYVELNPTWTVPYTIATKEMLPKLKANPYQYAEEFELFVNGKLANWGSVNWAAYGSGNFPFTFRQKPGPKNALGKVKFMLPNPHNIYLHDTPAKDKFANSTRAFSHGCIRLSRPDDLAYELLGEKLNMSKSLIDSIWATQQTKKVVLPQKIPIHIVYATAFATARGIEFRPDVYGRDRKLEAALFGRPSS, from the coding sequence ATGATGCTGAAGTGGTTGCAGCGAAGCATTCTGTTGGCAGGTCTGGTGCTGGCTGCACCCTTTGCGGCAGAAGCGGCAGCGCCCGCTTCCGCAGTGCAGTCCGCCGTGGGCGATACGCTCTCCGGCGGGGCCCGCATGCCGCTCCCCATCGAGCGGGTGCGAAGTGCCCTCAGTGCCTTCTATGTGAAAGGCAGGGCGGCGCCCTATTGGGTGGGCACGGGCCACATGCAGCAGTTCCTGCAGCGCTTGCAGAACGCCACGCTGGATGGCCTTGATCCCAATGCCTATCCCATCGATGCCTTGCGTGACCTCGCCTCTGCCGCGCAATCGGGCGGTGCCGCTGAAGGTGCCAAGGCCGAACTCTACTATTCCGCTTTCTTCATCGCCTACGCCGCCGACCTGAAGATCGGCCGCGTCGCGCCGCAGAAGGTCGATCCCAATCTCTTCCGCAACCGCAAGACCATCGATGCGCTGCGGGTGTTGACCGAGATGCAGAAGCAGCAGGACGCGGGCAAGGCACTCTCGCTGTTCGAGCCGCGCAACAATCACTACCAGACACTGAAGCGCATGCTGAAGGCCTACACACGCGTCATCAACGAAGGCTTCGAATGGCCCGTGATCGGCCAGGGCGACAGCCTGAAGCCGGGCGGCAGCGACGCGCGCGTGCCAAAGATCCGCGAACTCCTTTCTTTCACCGGCGACTACGAAGGGCCGGACTCGGCGTCAGCCAAGTATGACGCCACGCTCTTCGAAGCGGTGAAGAAGTTCCAGTTGCGCCACGGCCTTGAAGCCAAGGGCCTGCTCGGCAAGCAGACCGTGACGGCGATGAACGTCAAGCCGGCCGAACGGCAGCGCCAGATCATCCTCAACATGGAGCGCTGGCGCTGGATGCCGGACCAGTTGGGCGACGAGCATTTCCTCGTCAACATCGCCGGCTTCGAACTGGAGTGGGTGCAGGGCAAGGTTGAACGGGAACGCATGGGCGTCGTCGTCGGTGCCGTCGCCACGCAGACCCCGGAGTTCTCACACCAACTGGAATATGTCGAACTCAATCCCACGTGGACGGTGCCCTACACCATCGCCACCAAGGAAATGCTGCCCAAGCTGAAGGCCAACCCCTACCAGTATGCCGAGGAATTCGAGCTGTTCGTGAACGGCAAGCTTGCGAACTGGGGCAGTGTCAATTGGGCGGCCTATGGTTCCGGCAATTTCCCCTTCACCTTCCGGCAGAAGCCCGGGCCCAAGAACGCGCTCGGCAAGGTGAAGTTCATGCTGCCGAACCCGCACAACATCTATCTTCACGACACGCCCGCCAAGGACAAGTTCGCCAACTCCACGCGCGCCTTCAGCCACGGCTGTATCCGCCTCTCGCGGCCCGACGATCTGGCCTATGAGCTGCTTGGTGAAAAGCTTAACATGAGCAAGAGCCTGATCGACAGTATCTGGGCCACGCAGCAAACCAAGAAGGTGGTGCTGCCGCAGAAGATCCCGATCCACATCGTCTACGCCACGGCCTTTGCCACGGCGCGCGGCATCGAGTTCCGGCCGGATGTCTATGGCCGCGACCGCAAGCTGGAAGCGGCCCTGTTCGGGCGTCCGTCAAGCTGA
- a CDS encoding SRPBCC family protein, producing the protein MARAYASIILNAPVEAVWPLVRDFNALPKWAPAIARSKIEGGLASDVVGCVRSFYTHDGSHIRERLLMLDDARYCFTYNFEKPAFPVRNYIATLRLHPVTQTNQTFAEWEATFDEGPGDEGKFERLISKEVFTTNLKNLSAIIRRDKPQAPEGAVRWKAGQPNKVWTSRAIKAPVDKVWAIMRDFAGMGGWHGDITRMHMLKKVRSDKVSGVRDFYFGDGHLNEELLHLCDLTRSFSYRITKCEIPWINYVSGPRLWPVTIDDTTFGVWTGDWQASPQDDLVLIPRTEQNVYQRGFAELEKNFFGKPKRSA; encoded by the coding sequence ATGGCCCGAGCCTATGCCAGCATCATACTCAATGCGCCCGTGGAAGCGGTGTGGCCGCTGGTGCGCGACTTCAACGCGCTGCCCAAATGGGCACCCGCCATCGCGCGCTCCAAGATCGAAGGTGGCCTTGCCTCCGACGTGGTGGGCTGCGTGCGTTCGTTTTACACCCACGACGGAAGCCACATCCGCGAACGCCTGTTGATGCTCGATGATGCCCGCTATTGCTTCACCTACAATTTCGAGAAGCCTGCCTTTCCCGTGCGGAATTACATCGCGACACTACGGCTTCATCCGGTTACGCAAACGAACCAGACCTTCGCGGAGTGGGAGGCGACGTTCGATGAAGGGCCGGGCGATGAAGGCAAGTTCGAAAGGCTGATCTCGAAAGAGGTGTTCACCACAAACCTCAAGAACCTGTCCGCCATCATCAGGCGCGACAAGCCGCAGGCGCCTGAGGGTGCCGTGCGCTGGAAGGCGGGACAGCCCAACAAGGTGTGGACCTCGCGCGCCATCAAGGCACCGGTGGACAAGGTGTGGGCCATCATGCGCGATTTCGCCGGCATGGGCGGCTGGCATGGCGACATCACGAGGATGCACATGCTGAAGAAAGTACGCTCCGACAAGGTCTCCGGCGTGCGCGATTTCTACTTCGGTGATGGTCACCTGAACGAGGAGCTGCTCCACCTCTGCGACCTGACGCGCAGCTTCAGCTACCGCATCACCAAGTGCGAGATTCCGTGGATCAACTACGTTTCAGGCCCGCGCCTGTGGCCCGTGACAATTGATGACACCACCTTCGGTGTCTGGACGGGTGACTGGCAGGCGTCGCCGCAGGACGACCTCGTGCTCATTCCGCGCACCGAGCAGAACGTTTATCAGCGCGGTTTTGCCGAACTGGAGAAGAACTTCTTCGGCAAGCCGAAACGGTCAGCTTGA
- a CDS encoding FAD-binding oxidoreductase, producing the protein MRQSLIAESYYQATAKLSDAYPALAGDVACDAVVVGGGFTGLSAALELAEAGLSVIVLEAGRIGAGASGRNGGQICTGFSPGQARLETQVSKADAQRCFALAEEAKALIESRIARHKIDCDLTWGYLHCIPKPTQMDMLREWAEEYAALGYSGCTVLDKQALQAKLGSTLYHGAMREPRAGHFHTLNYLAGLAAAAVRAGVRIHENSRVLEVDTGSAPFARTAAGKVTAKFLVIGGNAYLGKTVPALSGRVMPVTSYIITTEPLGEARAKSLIMDNEAVADSNFIVDYFRRTPDHRLLFGGRASYSTLEPSDLGAYMRPRMLKVFPQLADVKIAHAWGGYIAITSNRIPDCGRLSATTYYAHGYSGQGVALAQMYGKLMAEAIRGTAERFDLLARFRHLPFPGGPIRTPLLAAAMLYYRIKDALS; encoded by the coding sequence ATGAGACAATCCCTGATTGCCGAGAGTTACTACCAGGCGACGGCCAAGCTGAGCGACGCCTATCCCGCACTGGCGGGCGACGTTGCCTGCGATGCCGTTGTCGTGGGTGGCGGCTTCACCGGACTTTCGGCAGCGCTTGAACTGGCGGAGGCAGGATTGTCGGTCATCGTGCTGGAGGCGGGCCGCATCGGTGCGGGCGCATCGGGCCGCAACGGCGGCCAGATCTGCACCGGTTTCTCGCCGGGGCAGGCACGCCTTGAAACGCAGGTCAGCAAGGCCGATGCGCAGAGATGTTTCGCCCTCGCCGAAGAGGCCAAGGCGCTGATCGAGTCACGCATTGCGCGCCACAAGATCGACTGTGACCTGACATGGGGCTACCTGCATTGCATTCCCAAGCCAACGCAGATGGACATGCTGCGCGAATGGGCGGAGGAGTATGCGGCGCTCGGCTATTCCGGCTGCACGGTTCTCGACAAGCAGGCGCTGCAGGCCAAGCTGGGCTCGACGCTCTATCACGGCGCCATGCGCGAACCGCGCGCAGGACATTTCCATACCCTGAACTATCTCGCAGGCCTCGCTGCTGCGGCGGTTAGGGCGGGTGTGCGCATTCACGAAAATTCCCGCGTGCTGGAGGTCGATACCGGTTCTGCACCCTTCGCCCGCACGGCGGCGGGCAAGGTGACGGCGAAGTTCTTGGTGATTGGCGGCAACGCCTATCTGGGCAAGACGGTCCCCGCCCTCTCGGGCCGGGTGATGCCGGTCACCAGCTACATCATCACCACTGAACCGCTTGGTGAGGCACGGGCGAAGAGCCTCATCATGGACAACGAGGCGGTGGCGGACAGCAATTTCATCGTCGACTATTTCCGCCGCACGCCGGACCACCGCCTGCTCTTCGGCGGGCGCGCCAGCTATTCGACGCTGGAACCTTCCGACCTCGGCGCCTACATGCGGCCGCGCATGCTCAAGGTCTTTCCGCAATTGGCGGATGTGAAGATCGCCCATGCCTGGGGTGGCTATATCGCCATCACCTCCAACCGCATTCCCGATTGCGGGCGGTTGTCGGCCACCACCTACTATGCCCACGGCTATTCCGGTCAGGGCGTGGCGCTGGCGCAAATGTATGGAAAGCTGATGGCAGAGGCTATCCGCGGCACGGCGGAACGCTTCGACCTCCTTGCCCGCTTCCGCCACCTCCCCTTCCCCGGCGGTCCCATCCGCACGCCGCTCCTTGCGGCAGCCATGCTGTACTACCGGATCAAGGACGCGCTGAGCTGA
- a CDS encoding glutamine synthetase, producing MSHPKFEEYITSNRISEVECLVADMSGTARGKILPPKKFLKGQRNRGLRIPEEIFTLTINGRYVQETQAVSASAIDVYMEPDVDTVRVVPWYTEPTAQVICDVFHLNDEPVSIAPRHVLKRVLQLYKEKGWRPVVAPELEFYLVKRNPDADYPLEAAVGRSGRKEPGGQAYGIDAANDFDPIVEDIYDYCEAQELDVDTLSHESGPAQLEINFNHGDPLDLADQVFLFKRTVRQAALKHDMYATFMAKPHANEPGSSMHIHQSVLDLRSGKNIFSGKDGKPSKFFLNHIGGLQRYLAAALPMCAPNVNSYRRLVPDSDAPTNVHWGFDNRTVSLRVPSSDPSNLRLENRVSGADANPYLAFAASLACGYLGMVERIKPSEPVEGSAYRYAHTLPINLEEALDKLNYTKALKQVLGEKFVEAYQDVKFEEMQHYRRVISSWEREYLLLNV from the coding sequence ATGAGTCATCCGAAGTTCGAGGAATACATCACCAGCAACCGCATCAGCGAGGTGGAGTGCCTGGTGGCCGACATGTCCGGCACGGCGCGCGGCAAGATTTTGCCGCCCAAGAAATTCCTCAAGGGCCAGCGCAATCGCGGTCTCCGCATTCCCGAAGAAATCTTCACGCTCACCATCAACGGCCGCTACGTGCAGGAAACGCAAGCGGTGAGCGCCAGCGCCATCGACGTCTACATGGAGCCGGACGTGGATACCGTGCGTGTGGTGCCGTGGTACACTGAGCCCACCGCACAGGTGATCTGCGATGTCTTCCACCTCAACGATGAACCCGTCTCCATCGCGCCCCGCCATGTGCTGAAGCGCGTGCTGCAGCTCTACAAGGAAAAGGGCTGGCGGCCCGTGGTGGCGCCTGAACTGGAATTCTACCTGGTGAAGCGCAACCCCGACGCTGACTATCCGCTGGAGGCCGCCGTCGGGCGTTCGGGCCGCAAGGAGCCGGGTGGCCAGGCCTACGGCATCGACGCTGCCAACGATTTCGATCCGATCGTCGAGGACATTTACGACTACTGCGAGGCGCAGGAGCTGGACGTCGACACACTCTCGCACGAGAGCGGGCCGGCACAGCTGGAGATCAACTTCAACCACGGTGATCCGCTGGACCTCGCCGACCAGGTGTTCCTCTTCAAGCGCACGGTGCGTCAGGCGGCCCTGAAGCACGACATGTATGCCACCTTCATGGCCAAGCCCCACGCCAACGAACCGGGCTCTTCCATGCACATCCACCAGTCGGTGCTGGACCTGCGCTCAGGCAAGAACATCTTCTCGGGCAAGGATGGCAAGCCTTCCAAGTTCTTCCTCAATCACATCGGCGGCCTGCAGCGCTATCTTGCGGCGGCACTGCCCATGTGTGCGCCAAACGTGAATTCCTACCGCCGCCTCGTGCCGGATTCCGATGCGCCCACCAACGTGCACTGGGGCTTCGACAACCGCACGGTGAGCTTGCGCGTGCCCTCGTCCGATCCCAGCAATCTCCGCTTGGAAAATCGCGTGTCGGGGGCGGATGCCAATCCTTACCTTGCTTTCGCCGCGTCGCTGGCCTGCGGCTATCTCGGCATGGTCGAACGCATCAAGCCCTCGGAACCGGTGGAAGGCTCGGCCTACCGCTACGCCCACACACTGCCCATCAACCTTGAGGAAGCGCTGGACAAGCTGAACTACACCAAGGCCCTGAAGCAGGTGCTGGGTGAAAAGTTCGTGGAGGCTTACCAGGACGTCAAGTTCGAGGAAATGCAACACTACCGCCGCGTCATCAGCTCGTGGGAACGGGAATATCTTCTCCTCAACGTCTGA
- a CDS encoding rubrerythrin: MKSFSDLTEQEILALAISSEDDDARAYMGFANALMDTYPASAKVFIEMAEEEHDHRRALTDLYRKKFGEFIPLIRRSDINGFVRHKPAWTLSKLGIEAMRQRAEVVELENYRFYMQAAEQSTDPQVRKLLQTLAAAEKGHESLAGKLGLKHVTEDAKIDEKEAERRLFLLQVVQPGLVGLMDGSVSTLAPLFAAAFATGNTWETFLVGTAASLGAGISMGLAEGLSDDGKLTGRGHPLIRGLAAGIMTAVGGMGHALPYLIPDFTIATWLSVAVVFCELWAISWIRYKYMDTPFLKAAFQIAVGGFLVFLTGILIGSA; this comes from the coding sequence ATGAAGAGTTTCTCGGACCTCACAGAACAGGAAATCCTCGCCCTCGCCATCTCCAGCGAGGACGACGACGCCCGCGCCTACATGGGCTTTGCAAACGCCTTGATGGACACCTACCCGGCCTCCGCCAAGGTCTTCATCGAGATGGCGGAAGAAGAGCACGACCACCGCCGCGCCCTGACCGATCTTTATCGCAAGAAGTTCGGCGAATTCATTCCCCTCATCCGGCGCAGCGACATCAACGGCTTCGTGCGTCACAAGCCGGCGTGGACGCTCTCCAAGCTGGGCATTGAAGCGATGCGCCAGCGGGCCGAAGTGGTCGAACTGGAGAACTACCGCTTTTACATGCAGGCCGCCGAGCAAAGCACCGATCCGCAGGTGCGCAAACTGCTGCAAACCCTGGCCGCCGCCGAAAAGGGTCACGAGTCGCTGGCGGGCAAACTCGGCCTCAAGCACGTGACGGAAGACGCCAAGATCGACGAGAAGGAGGCCGAACGCCGCCTTTTCCTGTTGCAGGTGGTGCAGCCGGGCCTTGTGGGCCTGATGGATGGCTCGGTCTCCACCCTCGCTCCGCTCTTTGCAGCGGCCTTCGCCACGGGCAACACCTGGGAGACCTTTCTCGTCGGCACCGCCGCGTCACTGGGGGCGGGCATCTCCATGGGATTGGCCGAAGGCCTTTCGGATGATGGCAAGCTGACGGGCCGCGGCCACCCCCTGATCCGAGGCTTGGCGGCGGGCATCATGACGGCGGTGGGCGGCATGGGGCATGCGCTGCCTTACCTCATTCCGGATTTCACCATCGCCACCTGGCTCTCCGTCGCCGTGGTGTTCTGCGAACTCTGGGCCATCTCGTGGATCCGCTACAAGTACATGGACACGCCCTTCCTCAAGGCCGCCTTCCAGATCGCCGTCGGCGGCTTCCTGGTGTTTCTGACAGGGATCCTCATCGGCAGCGCGTAG
- a CDS encoding phosphoglycerate dehydrogenase: protein MSNLDSLKQQHAATLAATAGGPPARTSNPFFGVGPITDAAADETEARRNRFAFERWLEQNYRKLDDTGKDIGPFTVAEISRSMHRGYPADKFILDMMREIHTYFGFPKSNRMAVGLGGGHSGFTVAALHLIGGDTAQQIYIDTPRPESEAASAGGFFRQSWGAQIIELMRLSKGGDEARLHFAENEGSIPSPSVLQGKGVKLVFGVGHETTGATTYTKAEIQNLLAWIDSNPGEHHAMLDATSLLGSMPWGDDLVKQVTEKCCFFMPFQKAIGGISGYFVISFTPQALALVERNAKAPLAAIPRQLKLATPLDQKKPLSGERSVNIGPFYDPVGDKMLGGVINTFSTLAFAETTFGLQRVAKMIGPVATMNARSVANRAALNSWIAGQSLLQLGVTEAERRGAAVTLLRVNDADISDAGIHARIIARSKQLLGVEGLTHPNGTREAGLDVARYVNAFPGTPGDYRAWIGGIREASDITALAENLAYAYLRAKALVLEEEMEKLGHRIPAPKKQAALPRVDDPRRAYKVLIADLIGLRFDRKGKPDPADVKAHIESRGGNFHLGPQSARKAYAPGIHFFYMPDLSTEAEILPLTNKGQYDAVIAAATFLPKDAQFPLGGVRIGAGTGNMACGSWGGGNGAGGVAPLMNTPSFNSRATAQMTMKALLKVMPDLDVETLHKRSAAGKFDTGKDLKDFPTEKLEGKTMAIIGYGNIGREVAHLAAIFGMHVKVHARPRHKVWIESEGFTFAPTAEDAATGADVISVHTGLGPLDAKTKTFANAGVISAAILGKLNRNAILLNYDRGECVDVKALDKAMKSGQVRYAAIDADLFKSGAKLSGPLVPYLPLAKKYKGRIELLPHAAADTEHVSRVEGAKQAVDQIIDVIQFKRVRNLKGDLPEGFVNAGPSTVSGVGRVTRNDLAAAVANKRALADVRGLAEEVAAILAGLDSTSQADMTKLQMERHGAALLKASNALQTKMRALGLEGPFYGD from the coding sequence ATGTCCAATCTCGACAGCCTGAAGCAGCAACACGCCGCGACCCTCGCCGCCACGGCGGGCGGCCCGCCGGCGCGGACGAGCAACCCCTTCTTCGGCGTCGGCCCCATCACCGATGCGGCGGCAGACGAGACCGAGGCACGGCGCAACCGCTTCGCGTTCGAGCGCTGGCTGGAACAGAACTATCGCAAGCTCGACGACACCGGCAAGGACATCGGCCCCTTCACGGTGGCAGAAATCAGCCGCTCCATGCATCGCGGCTATCCCGCCGACAAGTTCATCCTCGACATGATGCGGGAGATTCACACCTACTTCGGTTTCCCGAAGTCGAACCGCATGGCGGTGGGCCTGGGCGGCGGTCATTCGGGCTTCACCGTGGCGGCGCTGCACCTGATCGGCGGCGATACCGCGCAGCAAATCTACATCGACACACCGCGCCCCGAGAGCGAAGCCGCCAGCGCGGGCGGGTTCTTCCGCCAGTCCTGGGGCGCCCAGATCATTGAACTGATGCGCCTCTCCAAGGGTGGCGATGAAGCGCGCCTGCATTTCGCCGAGAACGAAGGCAGCATCCCGTCTCCCTCGGTGTTGCAGGGCAAGGGCGTGAAGCTCGTCTTCGGCGTCGGTCACGAAACGACGGGGGCCACCACCTATACCAAGGCCGAAATCCAGAACCTCCTCGCCTGGATCGACAGCAATCCGGGCGAACACCACGCCATGCTCGACGCAACGTCGCTTCTCGGTTCGATGCCGTGGGGCGATGACCTGGTGAAGCAGGTGACGGAGAAGTGCTGCTTCTTCATGCCGTTCCAGAAGGCAATCGGCGGCATCTCCGGCTATTTCGTCATTTCCTTCACACCGCAGGCGCTGGCCCTGGTGGAGCGGAATGCCAAGGCGCCGCTCGCGGCCATTCCCCGCCAGCTCAAACTTGCCACACCGCTGGACCAGAAGAAGCCCCTCTCGGGCGAGCGCAGCGTCAACATCGGTCCGTTCTACGACCCCGTTGGCGACAAGATGCTGGGTGGCGTCATCAACACCTTCTCGACGCTCGCCTTCGCCGAGACAACTTTCGGCCTGCAGCGCGTGGCCAAGATGATCGGTCCCGTCGCAACCATGAATGCGCGCTCGGTTGCCAACCGCGCGGCGCTTAACAGCTGGATTGCCGGACAGTCGCTGCTGCAGCTGGGCGTGACCGAGGCCGAGCGCCGCGGCGCTGCCGTGACGCTGCTCCGCGTCAATGATGCGGACATCAGCGATGCCGGCATTCACGCCCGCATCATCGCGCGCTCGAAGCAGCTGCTCGGCGTTGAAGGCCTCACCCATCCCAATGGCACGCGCGAAGCGGGTCTCGACGTCGCCCGCTATGTCAACGCCTTCCCCGGCACGCCCGGTGATTATCGCGCCTGGATCGGCGGCATTCGCGAGGCATCCGACATCACGGCCCTCGCCGAAAACCTGGCCTATGCCTATCTGCGCGCCAAGGCTCTGGTGCTCGAAGAAGAAATGGAAAAGCTGGGCCACCGCATTCCCGCGCCGAAGAAGCAGGCGGCACTTCCCCGCGTCGATGACCCCAGGCGCGCCTACAAGGTGCTGATCGCCGATCTCATCGGACTGCGCTTCGACAGGAAGGGCAAGCCCGATCCGGCTGATGTGAAAGCCCACATTGAAAGCCGCGGCGGCAATTTCCACCTCGGTCCGCAGTCGGCCAGGAAGGCCTATGCGCCGGGCATTCACTTCTTCTACATGCCAGACCTTTCGACCGAAGCAGAAATCCTGCCGCTCACCAACAAGGGCCAGTATGACGCGGTGATTGCCGCGGCAACCTTCCTGCCGAAAGATGCACAGTTCCCGCTGGGTGGCGTGCGCATCGGCGCCGGCACCGGCAACATGGCGTGCGGCTCGTGGGGTGGCGGCAATGGCGCGGGCGGTGTGGCACCGCTCATGAACACCCCGAGCTTCAACAGCCGCGCCACGGCGCAGATGACCATGAAGGCGCTGCTCAAGGTGATGCCCGATCTCGACGTGGAGACGCTGCACAAGCGCTCTGCCGCGGGCAAGTTCGACACCGGCAAGGACCTGAAGGACTTCCCGACGGAGAAGCTGGAAGGCAAGACCATGGCGATCATCGGCTATGGCAACATTGGCCGCGAAGTGGCTCATCTTGCAGCAATTTTCGGAATGCATGTGAAGGTTCACGCGCGCCCGCGCCACAAGGTTTGGATCGAGTCGGAAGGCTTCACCTTCGCGCCGACGGCGGAAGATGCGGCGACCGGCGCCGACGTCATCAGCGTCCACACGGGCCTTGGGCCCCTGGATGCGAAGACGAAGACCTTCGCCAACGCCGGCGTCATCAGTGCGGCAATCCTCGGCAAGCTCAACAGGAACGCCATCCTGCTCAACTATGATCGCGGCGAATGCGTTGACGTGAAGGCGCTCGACAAGGCGATGAAGAGCGGACAGGTGCGCTACGCCGCCATCGATGCCGATCTCTTCAAGTCGGGTGCCAAGCTGTCGGGACCGCTCGTCCCCTACTTGCCGCTGGCGAAAAAGTACAAGGGCCGCATCGAACTGCTGCCACATGCGGCCGCCGATACCGAGCACGTCTCACGTGTCGAAGGGGCCAAGCAGGCTGTTGACCAGATCATCGACGTCATTCAGTTCAAGCGCGTGCGCAACCTGAAGGGCGACCTGCCGGAAGGCTTCGTCAATGCCGGTCCGTCGACGGTGAGCGGCGTGGGCCGCGTCACCCGCAACGACCTTGCGGCGGCGGTGGCGAACAAGCGGGCGCTGGCCGATGTCCGTGGCCTCGCGGAGGAAGTGGCCGCCATTCTCGCTGGTCTCGATTCAACGTCGCAGGCCGACATGACGAAGCTGCAGATGGAACGTCACGGCGCGGCCCTGCTGAAAGCCTCGAACGCCTTGCAGACGAAGATGCGCGCGCTCGGACTTGAAGGTCCGTTCTACGGCGACTGA
- a CDS encoding phosphoenolpyruvate hydrolase family protein, which yields MTRHSRKDLLAKFHSMIEQKTPIIGGGAGTGLSARCEEAGGIDLIVIYNSGRYRMAGRGSLAGLLAYGNANEIVKEMGREVLPVVKHTPVLAGVNGTDPFMLREHFLDELKAMGFAGIQNFPTVGLFDGTFRKNLEETGMGYGLEVDLVAAAHAKDMLTTPYVFSSDEATAMTKAGADIVVVHMGLTTGGNIGAETALKLADCPGSISEMAEAARKVRKDVIVLCHGGPISSPEDAAFILRNTQGIHGFYGASSMERLPTERALTQQTRDFKSIRF from the coding sequence ATGACACGTCATTCGCGCAAGGATCTGCTTGCGAAATTCCACAGCATGATCGAGCAGAAGACGCCGATCATCGGCGGGGGCGCCGGCACCGGACTCTCGGCGCGCTGCGAAGAGGCGGGTGGCATCGACCTCATCGTCATCTACAATTCCGGACGCTACCGGATGGCGGGCCGCGGCTCGCTGGCAGGTTTGCTGGCCTATGGCAACGCCAACGAGATCGTGAAAGAGATGGGCCGCGAGGTGCTGCCGGTGGTCAAGCACACGCCGGTGCTCGCCGGCGTCAACGGCACGGACCCGTTCATGCTGCGCGAGCATTTCCTGGATGAACTGAAGGCCATGGGCTTCGCCGGCATCCAGAATTTCCCGACCGTGGGCCTCTTCGACGGGACGTTCCGCAAGAATCTCGAGGAAACGGGCATGGGCTACGGCCTGGAGGTGGACCTCGTGGCGGCGGCGCATGCGAAAGACATGCTCACCACCCCCTATGTCTTCTCGTCCGATGAAGCGACCGCCATGACCAAGGCCGGTGCCGACATCGTGGTGGTGCACATGGGCCTGACCACCGGCGGCAACATCGGCGCCGAGACGGCACTCAAACTTGCCGACTGCCCCGGCTCCATATCGGAGATGGCGGAGGCGGCGCGCAAGGTGCGCAAGGACGTGATTGTCCTCTGCCACGGCGGTCCCATCTCGTCGCCTGAAGATGCCGCCTTCATCCTGCGCAACACCCAGGGCATCCACGGATTCTATGGAGCGAGTTCCATGGAACGCCTGCCCACGGAACGGGCGCTCACGCAACAGACCCGCGATTTCAAGTCCATTCGTTTCTGA